The Streptococcus toyakuensis genome has a window encoding:
- the recF gene encoding DNA replication/repair protein RecF (All proteins in this family for which functions are known are DNA-binding proteins that assist the filamentation of RecA onto DNA for the initiation of recombination or recombinational repair.) has protein sequence MWLQHLSLKTFRNYKETKIDFNPKLNVFLGRNAQGKTNMLEAIYFLALTRSHRTRTDKNLIHFDEEQLHLSGLVQKQTGSIPLEIELTQKGRVTKVNHLKQARLSDYVGHMNVVLFAPEDLQLIKGAPSVRRKFIDMELGQIKPIYLSDLTNYNHILKQRNTYLKSAQKIDETFLSVLDDQLIDYGCRVMNHRLDFIKKLESFGRKKHFELSNQIEELSISYQSSVNITDKEDLSESFKIALEKSRSRDLFKKNTGVGPHRDDISFYINGMDASFGSQGQHRSLVLSIKLAEIELMESITTESPILLLDDVMSELDNTRQLKLLETISHSIQTFITTTSLDHLQNLPENLSIFTIQDGKVSVNQN, from the coding sequence ATGTGGCTACAACACCTATCTCTCAAGACTTTTCGTAACTATAAAGAGACGAAAATAGACTTTAATCCTAAATTAAATGTCTTTTTAGGACGCAATGCGCAAGGTAAAACAAATATGTTAGAGGCTATCTATTTTTTAGCCTTAACACGTAGTCATCGGACTCGGACAGATAAAAATCTTATTCATTTTGACGAGGAACAACTTCATCTTTCAGGTCTTGTTCAGAAACAAACGGGATCCATTCCTCTCGAAATCGAACTAACACAAAAAGGGCGTGTGACAAAAGTTAATCACTTAAAACAGGCACGACTTTCAGATTACGTAGGACACATGAATGTTGTCTTATTTGCTCCGGAAGATTTACAACTAATTAAAGGAGCACCTTCAGTTCGACGAAAATTCATTGATATGGAGCTTGGACAAATTAAGCCCATCTATCTATCAGATTTAACCAATTATAACCATATCCTTAAGCAAAGAAATACCTATCTAAAATCAGCTCAAAAAATAGATGAAACCTTCCTTTCAGTTTTAGATGATCAGCTAATTGATTATGGATGTCGTGTAATGAATCACCGCTTAGATTTCATAAAAAAACTAGAATCATTTGGTCGTAAGAAACATTTTGAACTCTCTAATCAGATTGAAGAGTTGTCAATATCCTATCAATCTTCTGTCAATATAACTGACAAAGAAGACTTATCAGAATCTTTCAAAATTGCTTTAGAAAAAAGTAGGTCCAGAGATTTATTTAAAAAGAACACTGGTGTTGGTCCTCATCGGGATGACATTTCTTTTTATATAAATGGGATGGATGCTAGTTTCGGAAGTCAAGGCCAACATCGTAGTCTCGTCCTTTCTATAAAATTAGCAGAAATCGAGTTAATGGAAAGTATTACTACAGAATCTCCGATATTATTGCTTGACGATGTCATGAGTGAACTTGACAACACTAGACAACTAAAATTATTAGAAACGATTTCTCACTCAATCCAAACCTTTATTACAACAACAAGCTTAGATCATCTTCAAAATCTGCCAGAAAATCTAAGTATCTTTACTATTCAGGATGGTAAAGTTTCTGTAAATCAAAATTGA
- the yaaA gene encoding S4 domain-containing protein YaaA, whose amino-acid sequence MEYKLFEEFITLQALLKELGITHSGGAIKSFLSEHSVYFNGELESRRGKKLHIGDKVDIPDMNIDILLTQPTSEEQEEYQADKVEKERIAKLVKEMNKGVKKDKSKPTSSPKNKQTPRFPGR is encoded by the coding sequence ATGGAATACAAATTATTTGAAGAATTTATTACCCTCCAAGCACTACTCAAAGAACTTGGAATTACACATAGCGGAGGAGCTATCAAATCATTTCTCTCTGAACACTCTGTTTACTTTAATGGGGAATTAGAGAGTCGTCGTGGTAAAAAACTTCATATTGGTGATAAAGTTGACATCCCTGACATGAATATTGACATCTTGTTGACACAACCTACTTCTGAGGAGCAAGAGGAATATCAGGCTGATAAAGTTGAAAAAGAACGAATCGCTAAACTTGTTAAGGAGATGAATAAGGGAGTAAAAAAAGATAAATCAAAACCTACTTCATCACCCAAAAACAAACAAACTCCGCGATTCCCTGGTAGATAA
- the yfmF gene encoding EF-P 5-aminopentanol modification-associated protein YfmF, producing the protein MELVHGISTHFIQSKKFKTNKIAVRFTAPLSLDTIAGRMLSASMLETANQMYPTSQDLRRHLASLYGTDMSTNCFRRGQSHIVDLTFNYVRDEFLSRKNVLTSQVLELVKETLFSPVVVDNGFDPALFEIEKKQLLASLAADMDDSFYFAHKELDKIFFHDERLQLEYSDLRNRILAETPQSSYSCFQEFLANDRIDFFFLGDFNEIEIQNVLESFGFKGREGDVKVQYCQPYSNILQEGMVRKNVGQSILELGYHCPSEYGDEQHLPMIVMNGLLGGFAHSKLFTNVRENAGLAYTISSQLDLFSGFLRMYAGINRENRNHARKMMNNQLLDLKKGYFTELELEQTKEMIRRSLLLSQDNQSSLIERAYQNALLGKSSADFKSWIAKLEQVDKDDICRAANNVKLQAIYFMEGTE; encoded by the coding sequence ATGGAGTTAGTGCATGGAATTTCAACACATTTTATCCAATCAAAAAAGTTTAAAACGAACAAAATCGCCGTGCGTTTTACCGCTCCATTATCCCTCGATACAATTGCAGGTCGCATGTTGAGTGCGAGTATGCTAGAGACTGCTAATCAGATGTATCCCACTTCTCAAGATTTGAGAAGACATTTAGCCAGTCTATACGGTACAGATATGTCAACCAATTGTTTTAGAAGAGGGCAAAGTCATATTGTAGACTTGACATTTAACTATGTTCGTGATGAGTTTTTAAGTAGGAAAAATGTGCTAACTTCTCAGGTTTTGGAACTAGTAAAAGAGACTCTTTTCTCACCCGTGGTAGTTGATAATGGATTTGATCCAGCCTTATTTGAAATTGAGAAAAAGCAATTGCTAGCAAGTTTAGCAGCTGATATGGATGATTCTTTTTATTTTGCACATAAAGAATTAGACAAAATATTTTTTCATGACGAACGTCTCCAATTGGAATATAGTGATTTACGAAATCGTATTTTAGCTGAAACTCCACAGAGTTCTTATTCTTGTTTCCAAGAATTTTTGGCCAATGATCGAATAGATTTCTTTTTCTTAGGTGATTTTAATGAGATTGAAATTCAAAATGTATTAGAATCATTTGGTTTTAAAGGTCGAGAAGGAGATGTGAAGGTTCAGTATTGTCAACCTTATTCCAATATCCTGCAGGAAGGTATGGTTCGGAAAAATGTGGGACAATCCATTTTGGAATTAGGTTATCATTGTCCTTCTGAATACGGTGATGAGCAACATTTACCCATGATTGTAATGAATGGTTTACTTGGTGGATTTGCTCACTCTAAACTATTTACAAATGTCCGTGAAAATGCTGGATTGGCTTATACTATTTCAAGTCAGCTCGATTTGTTTAGTGGATTCTTGAGGATGTACGCTGGTATCAATCGAGAAAATCGGAACCATGCTCGTAAAATGATGAATAATCAACTGCTTGATTTAAAAAAAGGTTATTTTACAGAGCTTGAGTTAGAGCAAACAAAGGAAATGATTCGTCGGTCTCTGTTACTTTCTCAAGATAATCAATCTTCATTGATTGAACGTGCTTATCAAAATGCCTTACTTGGAAAATCTTCAGCAGACTTTAAAAGTTGGATTGCAAAACTCGAGCAAGTTGACAAAGATGATATTTGTAGAGCAGCTAATAATGTGAAACTACAAGCGATTTACTTTATGGAAGGAACAGAATGA